One Actinomycetota bacterium genomic window carries:
- a CDS encoding glutaredoxin family protein, translated as MPANIKVYSTPTUAYCSLLKKFLEEKKVEFEEIDLAAEPDRVGELVEVSGQLGVPVTVIDGQAIVGYDRARLEAAIAGL; from the coding sequence ATGCCGGCGAATATCAAAGTGTACTCTACCCCGACCTGAGCGTATTGTTCGTTGCTCAAGAAGTTTCTCGAGGAAAAGAAGGTCGAATTCGAGGAAATCGACCTGGCGGCTGAACCTGACAGAGTAGGCGAGCTGGTGGAGGTTTCGGGCCAACTTGGGGTGCCGGTCACCGTAATCGACGGGCAGGCCATCGTCGGCTACGACCGGGCCAGGCTCGAAGCGGCTATCGCCGGGCTGTAA
- a CDS encoding BON domain-containing protein, whose product MANIDPVIDVERALASDTRIDHTKVDVNAGIEGIIVIAGQVDTYNEKAVAEEIAGRVRGVKDVINNITVVPAITKSDADIAEDVRRNLELDTWVEDKHISAETIDGVVFLRGTIRSTVEKFEAENDARWVAGVVDVVNHLVVKPEMGVADAEIAREVRGALIKNTRLDLTEMEVDVNEGVVTLTGEVANFTQKKIAEYVAFSVRGVVDLLNELHVRGLRRPAA is encoded by the coding sequence ATGGCAAATATAGATCCTGTAATCGACGTGGAGCGCGCTTTGGCTTCGGATACGCGGATTGACCATACCAAAGTAGACGTAAACGCCGGCATCGAAGGCATTATCGTCATCGCCGGTCAGGTCGACACCTACAACGAGAAGGCGGTTGCCGAGGAAATCGCCGGCAGGGTGCGGGGCGTAAAAGATGTTATCAACAACATTACGGTCGTTCCGGCGATTACCAAGAGCGACGCGGATATCGCCGAAGACGTTAGAAGGAATCTCGAACTCGATACGTGGGTCGAAGACAAACACATCAGCGCCGAGACCATCGACGGTGTCGTATTTTTGCGCGGCACGATACGTTCGACGGTCGAGAAATTCGAGGCCGAAAACGACGCGCGATGGGTGGCGGGCGTCGTCGATGTCGTCAACCATCTTGTGGTCAAACCCGAGATGGGCGTTGCCGACGCCGAGATAGCCCGGGAGGTAAGAGGGGCGCTCATTAAAAACACACGCCTCGATTTGACCGAGATGGAAGTGGACGTCAACGAAGGAGTAGTGACGCTAACCGGAGAGGTTGCGAACTTCACGCAAAAGAAGATAGCGGAATACGTCGCATTCTCGGTGCGGGGCGTCGTCGATTTGCTCAACGAACTGCACGTGCGCGGCCTGCGCCGACCGGCGGCGTGA
- a CDS encoding amidohydrolase family protein — MIYTADLVLPITGSPVEHGAVLVKDGRVVTVGERASVLRENPREEFHDFGDALLMPGLVNLHGHFECADFDFLASEPASFAQWLGGIIQAGRGMERDDWLRAARKGVADSLAAGITCSAEITRSGAGLQAAYEAGMPALIYLEVVAVDASNLMENVVGLLERLKSSEPVAQAGVQRLGLSPHSAYTLTDAALKACADIAREYALPLSVHLAETADEVELVRSGSGALARTISDRLALDVIAAGGSGGTPAEFLDGLGLVNDSLIAAHGVWLNDDDIALMRQKGATVAVCPTSNALLNVGEAPIGSFVEHGLSFGIGTDSIASNPSFDLFVEARKVGAIFKKQHGVRSRLSSRRLVEKLTIEAARILGFDDDLGSIEAGKRADFIAVDAPVRRHTNPYDHLLESVTKSDITHTILGGEIVYENR; from the coding sequence ATGATTTACACAGCTGATTTGGTTCTCCCTATCACCGGCTCGCCCGTCGAGCATGGGGCGGTTCTGGTCAAAGACGGACGCGTTGTCACCGTCGGCGAACGCGCAAGCGTACTTAGAGAAAACCCCCGCGAAGAATTCCATGATTTTGGAGACGCTCTTCTCATGCCCGGCTTGGTCAACCTCCACGGTCATTTCGAGTGCGCTGACTTTGATTTTCTAGCCTCCGAGCCCGCGTCGTTCGCGCAGTGGCTCGGCGGAATAATCCAGGCGGGGCGCGGTATGGAACGAGACGACTGGTTGAGGGCGGCTCGAAAAGGGGTAGCCGACAGCCTGGCGGCGGGGATTACCTGCTCGGCCGAGATAACACGCTCGGGCGCGGGCCTGCAAGCCGCTTACGAGGCCGGTATGCCGGCGCTCATCTATCTCGAGGTCGTAGCGGTCGACGCCTCCAACCTAATGGAAAACGTCGTTGGCTTGCTTGAGCGTCTCAAAAGCTCGGAGCCGGTCGCCCAAGCCGGAGTGCAAAGGCTCGGCCTCTCGCCCCACTCCGCATATACCCTGACCGATGCGGCGCTCAAAGCGTGCGCCGACATCGCGCGGGAGTACGCCCTGCCGCTCAGCGTCCACCTGGCGGAAACCGCCGACGAGGTCGAACTCGTGCGAAGCGGCTCGGGCGCGCTTGCGCGGACGATTAGCGACCGGCTGGCGCTCGACGTGATAGCCGCGGGCGGTTCCGGCGGCACACCGGCCGAATTTCTGGATGGGCTGGGACTGGTCAACGATTCGCTCATCGCCGCGCATGGGGTGTGGTTAAACGATGACGATATAGCCCTGATGCGGCAGAAAGGCGCAACCGTCGCCGTCTGTCCGACCTCCAACGCGTTGCTAAATGTGGGTGAGGCGCCTATCGGAAGCTTTGTGGAGCACGGATTGAGCTTCGGCATCGGAACCGACAGCATCGCGAGCAACCCCTCCTTCGACCTCTTTGTCGAAGCCCGAAAGGTTGGCGCGATCTTTAAGAAACAGCACGGGGTGAGAAGTAGGCTCAGTTCGCGGAGACTCGTCGAGAAGCTGACTATCGAGGCGGCGCGCATTCTCGGGTTCGACGACGACCTCGGGAGCATCGAAGCGGGCAAGCGCGCCGACTTTATTGCCGTCGATGCGCCTGTGAGGCGTCACACAAACCCGTACGACCATCTTCTGGAGAGCGTAACCAAGTCCGATATTACCCACACTATTTTGGGCGGAGAAATCGTATATGAGAATCGGTAA
- a CDS encoding FAD-dependent oxidoreductase, giving the protein MRDVVIIGAGPAGMTSAVYAARKKMDCVVYTNIVGGLAIKSVGIENYMGYHLISGVELMAKFEEQVAEFNIPIEHKTAEKVTKEGENFTVHLDGGEEVLTKTVIVATGRSPRNLKIPGEKEFVGKGVTYCATCDAPLFAKMDVAVIGGGNAALSSVVQLLDIAGKVYAISQYGWSADPVLQERVTDASNIEILKGYDIIAIEGRNSVERLKIKSRKIDELRELPVRGVFIEIGSEPNSGFVSGLVELNEKREIVVDCGSRTNVAGLFAAGDVTNVPQKQIIVAAGEGAKAALAAFEYLIRLEDK; this is encoded by the coding sequence TTGAGAGATGTTGTGATAATCGGTGCGGGGCCGGCGGGGATGACCTCCGCTGTCTATGCCGCGCGCAAAAAAATGGATTGCGTCGTATACACGAATATCGTGGGAGGGCTTGCGATAAAGAGCGTCGGAATCGAAAACTATATGGGGTATCATCTGATCTCCGGCGTGGAACTCATGGCAAAATTCGAGGAACAGGTAGCGGAGTTTAATATCCCGATTGAGCATAAGACCGCCGAGAAAGTGACGAAAGAAGGAGAAAACTTCACCGTCCATCTCGACGGTGGCGAGGAAGTCCTGACAAAGACGGTCATTGTGGCGACCGGCAGGTCCCCCAGGAATCTTAAGATTCCTGGCGAGAAGGAGTTCGTCGGCAAAGGTGTAACATATTGTGCCACATGCGACGCCCCGCTCTTCGCCAAGATGGACGTCGCTGTAATCGGCGGCGGTAACGCCGCGCTCAGCTCGGTAGTGCAGCTTCTCGATATCGCGGGCAAGGTCTACGCGATATCCCAATACGGATGGAGCGCCGACCCGGTCCTCCAGGAGCGGGTGACGGACGCGAGCAACATCGAGATACTCAAGGGTTACGATATCATCGCAATCGAAGGGCGGAACTCGGTGGAGCGCCTAAAAATTAAGTCTCGAAAGATCGATGAGTTGCGCGAGCTCCCGGTGCGCGGCGTCTTTATCGAAATAGGGTCCGAACCGAACTCGGGTTTTGTCTCCGGTCTGGTCGAACTCAACGAGAAGCGGGAAATCGTCGTCGATTGCGGCAGCCGCACCAATGTCGCCGGCTTGTTTGCCGCCGGGGATGTCACGAATGTGCCGCAAAAGCAGATAATCGTCGCGGCGGGAGAGGGCGCCAAAGCCGCCCTCGCCGCCTTTGAATATCTTATCAGGCTAGAAGATAAATAG
- a CDS encoding N-acetylmuramoyl-L-alanine amidase, translating into MVGSVFFKNNRFRLFAIVGIAVLVLIAASLTAYGYLKSKNAPETSTTRDTPALVGRGFIKAQNTAEEQGLKIKIDRWVESKVYPKNYIVTQKPLPGHPIEKGAKITVKVSGGASYAENGKANKGAAVAEDVKPLPTPPIQPANKMEGKVVVIDPGHQRKANLEREPIGPGATATKAKVQSGTSGIDSKTPEYKITLAVAEKLKSRLESYGVKVVMTRETHDVDISNSRRADVANRNEADLFVRIHADGATDPEMHGISTLYPAQTGWTASISEESLKAARFVQHSVVKTTWGKDNGTVAREDLSGFNWSKVPVILVETGFMSNPKEDALLNDPGYQGKLADGIAKGIADYLRAAG; encoded by the coding sequence ATGGTTGGGTCGGTATTCTTTAAAAACAATAGGTTCAGATTGTTTGCGATAGTCGGCATAGCTGTCCTCGTTCTTATCGCGGCGTCATTAACCGCCTATGGTTATCTCAAATCAAAAAACGCACCCGAGACCTCGACTACCCGGGATACACCCGCGCTGGTCGGGCGTGGATTCATAAAAGCACAGAATACGGCGGAGGAGCAGGGTTTAAAGATTAAAATCGACCGATGGGTAGAGAGTAAAGTCTATCCCAAAAACTATATAGTGACTCAAAAACCGCTTCCCGGGCATCCTATCGAGAAGGGCGCCAAGATCACGGTCAAAGTAAGCGGCGGCGCGAGTTATGCTGAAAACGGTAAGGCCAACAAGGGAGCTGCCGTTGCCGAAGACGTCAAACCGCTTCCGACACCGCCGATTCAGCCCGCAAACAAAATGGAAGGAAAAGTAGTAGTCATCGACCCCGGCCATCAGCGCAAAGCCAATCTGGAGCGCGAACCTATCGGTCCTGGAGCGACGGCAACCAAAGCTAAAGTCCAGAGTGGGACTTCAGGTATAGACTCAAAAACTCCGGAATACAAGATTACCCTTGCCGTAGCCGAGAAGTTAAAGTCACGCCTCGAATCGTACGGCGTCAAGGTCGTCATGACGAGAGAGACTCACGATGTCGACATAAGTAACAGCCGGCGCGCCGACGTCGCAAACCGCAACGAGGCGGACCTCTTCGTCAGAATCCATGCGGACGGCGCGACCGACCCCGAAATGCATGGGATATCGACACTCTACCCGGCGCAAACCGGCTGGACCGCTTCGATCAGCGAGGAGAGCCTGAAAGCGGCGCGGTTCGTACAGCATAGTGTCGTCAAAACGACTTGGGGCAAAGACAACGGCACCGTGGCCCGCGAGGATCTCAGCGGGTTTAACTGGTCGAAAGTTCCGGTTATCCTGGTCGAGACCGGTTTCATGAGCAACCCTAAAGAAGACGCGCTCTTAAACGACCCCGGCTACCAAGGCAAGCTTGCCGACGGAATAGCAAAAGGCATCGCCGATTACCTCAGAGCGGCCGGTTAG
- a CDS encoding GAF domain-containing protein: MKLCKEIEPQIAELLENMAQSLGTDAAGFAVVNGDESIGYCALYNIADHMGKLSVSRGIDVLGMVLATQKTTIIDDYTSFPKAISAWIQVGARSVASAPVLVNGNLVGAMTALSIDKARNFSQADVETIEAFAGRAATLLEVAMSRQT, encoded by the coding sequence ATGAAGTTGTGTAAGGAAATCGAGCCGCAAATCGCTGAACTGCTCGAAAACATGGCGCAGAGCCTTGGCACCGACGCGGCGGGTTTTGCTGTCGTCAACGGTGATGAGTCAATTGGTTACTGCGCGCTCTACAATATAGCCGACCACATGGGAAAACTCTCTGTGTCTAGGGGTATTGACGTTCTGGGGATGGTACTCGCCACGCAAAAAACCACGATTATCGACGACTACACGTCGTTCCCTAAAGCGATATCCGCATGGATTCAGGTAGGGGCCAGGTCTGTTGCCAGCGCGCCGGTACTGGTAAACGGTAATCTGGTAGGCGCAATGACCGCTCTGAGCATCGATAAAGCGCGAAACTTTTCGCAAGCCGATGTCGAAACAATAGAGGCGTTTGCGGGGCGCGCCGCCACGCTGCTTGAAGTAGCGATGTCACGCCAAACCTAG
- a CDS encoding transglutaminase domain-containing protein → MRIGKIKMAAKAAILLIALLIWAAAAGCVNLPGGVGSKLSDDIKDVIMAGNGERAALETKPKSYAGRGEPQPVDPASLTVQAPDSHQFDPATAGDNDLVTVDMIYNVKVSGGNSGSLKRMLGAGGPGAVVTTLIPKTIEHKQLVLGMDFSRDPTRIYDVGDNRYAEFTVEDPQEDFDIRILVTLKLFRYDLSTARDSGLAAPLSEAERAAYTKEERFIEKDHPSIREAAERINGIDDVDTVKKIHDFVAENLSYDKSKAEKAMAKTYGAARALEIKSGVCVEYADLFIALCRAKGIPAKYVGGIPTEGESLGKGHAWAEVYLANHGWVPSDPTWGDTGAVTFEKLRPSYIYLTDVRHDEVINQSDIFTCRYVGLEVDVEHSLAIDSARTKYIAQVREEVDRGKGELDQLSKGIDSSAAAVVASQADLDRLNRQITDARRNLDIRTFSSRADYERSVQAHNSLVVLYNEKIVAHNAKVASHQAEVNRYEAKRAEVNASVSNYNDIK, encoded by the coding sequence ATGAGAATCGGTAAAATCAAGATGGCGGCCAAAGCGGCGATACTCCTTATCGCGCTGTTGATATGGGCTGCGGCGGCGGGCTGCGTCAACCTGCCGGGCGGGGTCGGCTCCAAATTAAGCGATGATATAAAGGACGTCATCATGGCGGGCAACGGTGAGAGAGCCGCCTTGGAGACGAAGCCAAAGTCATATGCCGGCAGGGGAGAGCCTCAACCGGTCGACCCGGCAAGCTTGACCGTCCAGGCACCGGACTCCCACCAATTCGACCCGGCAACGGCCGGTGACAACGACCTGGTCACCGTTGATATGATTTACAACGTCAAAGTCTCTGGGGGCAATTCGGGCTCGCTCAAGCGGATGCTCGGAGCGGGCGGCCCCGGTGCGGTCGTCACAACGCTCATTCCAAAGACGATAGAGCATAAGCAGCTCGTTTTGGGGATGGATTTCTCCCGTGACCCCACCAGAATATATGACGTCGGGGACAATCGTTACGCCGAATTCACAGTCGAAGACCCACAAGAGGACTTCGATATTAGGATTCTAGTCACCCTTAAGCTCTTCAGGTATGACCTATCGACCGCGCGAGACTCCGGTCTGGCCGCGCCGTTAAGCGAAGCCGAGCGCGCCGCATACACCAAAGAAGAGCGGTTTATCGAGAAAGACCATCCTTCAATACGCGAGGCCGCCGAGCGAATCAACGGGATCGATGATGTCGATACCGTCAAGAAAATCCACGACTTCGTGGCTGAAAACCTCTCGTATGACAAGTCGAAAGCGGAAAAAGCGATGGCCAAAACGTATGGCGCCGCCCGCGCCCTTGAGATTAAAAGCGGTGTTTGCGTCGAGTATGCCGACCTCTTTATCGCGTTGTGCCGGGCCAAAGGGATTCCGGCCAAGTATGTTGGCGGTATTCCCACCGAAGGGGAGAGCCTCGGCAAAGGGCATGCTTGGGCCGAGGTATACCTGGCGAATCACGGCTGGGTTCCGTCTGACCCCACCTGGGGAGATACCGGCGCCGTTACCTTTGAAAAACTGCGCCCCTCCTATATCTATTTGACCGATGTCCGCCATGATGAGGTAATAAACCAATCCGACATCTTCACCTGCCGGTATGTCGGGCTCGAGGTCGATGTGGAGCATTCGCTCGCTATCGATTCGGCCCGGACGAAGTACATCGCCCAAGTGCGCGAGGAGGTCGACCGGGGTAAGGGCGAACTCGACCAGCTGAGCAAAGGTATCGATTCCTCGGCGGCGGCGGTCGTCGCGTCCCAGGCCGACCTGGACCGCCTTAACCGGCAGATAACGGACGCGCGCCGCAATCTCGACATACGCACCTTTTCGAGCCGGGCCGATTATGAACGCTCCGTCCAGGCGCACAACTCCTTGGTGGTTCTCTACAATGAGAAGATAGTCGCCCATAACGCAAAGGTCGCTTCGCACCAGGCTGAGGTGAACCGCTACGAAGCGAAGCGCGCCGAAGTCAACGCGTCGGTCAGCAATTACAACGATATCAAGTGA
- a CDS encoding thermonuclease family protein produces the protein MNNRKSVFRHGAIHILIMLFVVAAAGCLPGGSDLSTKSKTSENTAAGAEEVADDAPGATQSTAPASKSALRIEERGEVIRVIDGDTIEVRLSGGQVRRVRYIGIDTPERFEDLYAEATRANAGLADGKAVSLVKDVSETDRYGRLLRYVYVGETFINAELVRQGYAAAATYPPDVEYADYFVKLAAEAREKGVGLWSGETGRAPPETSFKRPQVKSPGAYIGNRNSKKFHLPSCRVLPAPHNQVPFKSRGEAVRAGYVPCGNCNP, from the coding sequence GTGAATAATCGAAAGAGTGTTTTTCGGCACGGCGCCATACATATTCTCATAATGTTGTTTGTCGTTGCGGCGGCTGGTTGTTTACCGGGCGGCAGCGATTTGAGCACCAAATCAAAGACGAGCGAAAATACGGCAGCCGGCGCCGAAGAAGTTGCGGATGACGCTCCGGGCGCGACGCAATCGACGGCACCCGCTTCTAAATCGGCATTGCGGATAGAAGAGCGCGGCGAGGTCATCCGGGTCATCGATGGTGATACGATTGAGGTTAGGTTAAGCGGCGGGCAGGTTAGAAGAGTCCGCTATATCGGGATAGACACGCCGGAGCGGTTCGAGGACCTCTACGCCGAGGCGACACGAGCGAACGCCGGGCTGGCCGACGGCAAAGCAGTAAGTCTTGTCAAGGATGTCAGTGAGACCGACAGGTATGGGAGGCTCCTACGTTACGTCTATGTCGGCGAGACTTTTATCAATGCGGAGCTGGTGCGGCAAGGCTACGCGGCGGCCGCGACCTATCCGCCGGATGTCGAATACGCGGACTATTTTGTGAAGTTGGCGGCTGAAGCGCGAGAAAAAGGCGTTGGCCTGTGGTCGGGCGAGACCGGTCGCGCTCCGCCCGAAACCAGCTTTAAACGGCCGCAAGTTAAATCACCCGGCGCCTACATCGGCAACAGGAATAGCAAAAAGTTTCACCTCCCGTCGTGCCGGGTGCTTCCCGCGCCACACAACCAGGTGCCGTTTAAGAGCAGGGGCGAGGCGGTGCGGGCGGGTTATGTTCCTTGCGGCAACTGCAACCCTTAA
- a CDS encoding DnaJ domain-containing protein: protein MLEVDPAASKEVIDKAFKALSQKKHPDKVPPEEKQDAARGWLEIRDAYEVLKDDDKRAAYDAARKREILDLFLNEGVIGLAKKYLR, encoded by the coding sequence ATGTTAGAGGTAGACCCCGCGGCTTCTAAAGAGGTAATCGACAAAGCCTTTAAGGCTTTGTCGCAAAAGAAGCACCCGGACAAAGTTCCTCCCGAGGAGAAGCAAGACGCGGCGCGCGGGTGGTTGGAGATTCGCGACGCTTACGAGGTTCTCAAAGATGACGATAAGCGCGCCGCCTACGATGCCGCGAGAAAACGCGAGATACTCGACCTTTTTTTAAACGAGGGCGTAATCGGGCTGGCTAAGAAGTATTTACGATGA
- a CDS encoding HAD family phosphatase, which produces MAYKLVALDLDGTMLDDDKILNRNTVEMIREVSERGVRFTIATGRMSRGALRYADELGVDTPVITYNGAIMRSMYSDEVYRELKVPAEQAREALRLLRDEPVLRYAFLGDDVFTDTAHDWTDRYADLLGVDIHHVADVRELLGEDPTMLVFMVPLGRAQILTQTLKSELDSQVRITNSADWFLDVLHPQATKGLALAQLAERLGIEREEVIAIGDNINDLEMVEYAGLGVAVANAADELKAIADYVTEAPVSEGVEEVIRRFII; this is translated from the coding sequence TTGGCTTACAAACTAGTGGCGCTGGACTTGGACGGCACTATGCTCGACGATGATAAAATCTTAAATCGCAATACGGTGGAGATGATTCGCGAAGTCAGCGAACGTGGCGTGAGGTTTACGATTGCCACCGGCAGGATGTCTCGCGGCGCTTTGCGTTACGCGGATGAGCTGGGCGTGGACACCCCGGTTATCACCTACAACGGCGCGATTATGCGGAGCATGTATTCAGATGAGGTATATCGCGAGTTAAAAGTCCCGGCTGAACAGGCGAGAGAAGCTTTGCGCCTATTGAGGGACGAACCCGTTTTGCGCTATGCGTTCCTCGGCGACGACGTCTTTACCGACACCGCCCATGATTGGACCGATAGGTATGCCGATTTACTCGGGGTCGATATACACCACGTCGCCGACGTACGGGAGTTGCTCGGTGAAGACCCGACGATGCTGGTGTTCATGGTTCCCTTGGGCAGGGCGCAAATACTGACGCAAACACTCAAGAGCGAACTAGACTCGCAGGTGAGGATAACCAATTCGGCGGACTGGTTCTTGGACGTGCTCCATCCTCAAGCTACGAAGGGGTTGGCGCTGGCGCAATTAGCCGAGCGCCTCGGCATCGAGAGGGAAGAGGTAATCGCCATCGGCGACAATATTAACGACCTCGAGATGGTCGAGTACGCCGGTCTCGGGGTGGCTGTGGCCAATGCCGCCGACGAGTTGAAGGCGATTGCCGATTACGTAACCGAAGCTCCCGTCAGCGAAGGCGTCGAGGAGGTCATCCGGCGCTTCATCATCTAG